The following proteins are co-located in the Pyrobaculum calidifontis JCM 11548 genome:
- the spt4 gene encoding transcription elongation factor subunit Spt4 — MSARKKTLSGYKACRHCKYVVPEDAKQCPNCGSEEFTYKWRGMIAVLDPAKSCIAKRLGIDKPGVYALELVEE, encoded by the coding sequence ATGAGCGCGCGGAAGAAGACACTCTCGGGGTACAAGGCCTGTAGACACTGTAAGTACGTCGTGCCTGAGGACGCTAAACAATGTCCCAACTGCGGCTCGGAGGAGTTTACCTACAAGTGGAGGGGGATGATCGCCGTGTTAGACCCCGCCAAGTCGTGTATCGCCAAGCGGCTCGGCATAGACAAGCCGGGCGTCTACGCGCTTGAGCTCGTCGAGGAGTAG
- a CDS encoding DNA-directed RNA polymerase gives MPFKLVEAEDYVRIPPSEFGKPLEDIALAQLKARYENRVVREVGYVVAVLSVKVKREGKIIFGDGGTYHKARFTLLAFVPLDGEVVEGVVENVREVGMLVRIGPIVGFINKIHVMDEPNIFFDASTKSYIGERTRRRVSVGDIVRARITGVSFTTPREGTDLLLRVTMTMRMPGLGKLEWIKEREKKAAPAKKA, from the coding sequence GTGCCTTTCAAATTAGTCGAGGCAGAGGACTATGTACGCATACCTCCGAGCGAGTTTGGCAAGCCGCTTGAGGACATTGCCCTCGCCCAGCTGAAGGCCCGGTACGAAAACAGGGTTGTGCGCGAGGTGGGGTACGTCGTCGCTGTCCTCTCGGTTAAGGTCAAAAGAGAGGGCAAGATAATATTCGGCGACGGGGGGACTTACCACAAGGCCAGGTTTACCCTACTGGCCTTTGTGCCGCTGGACGGCGAAGTGGTGGAGGGAGTTGTGGAGAATGTGAGGGAGGTGGGCATGTTGGTCCGCATAGGGCCCATCGTCGGGTTTATAAACAAGATCCACGTCATGGATGAGCCGAATATTTTCTTTGACGCGAGCACCAAGAGCTACATAGGCGAGCGCACTAGGCGGAGGGTGTCTGTAGGCGACATAGTGAGGGCGCGCATCACGGGGGTGAGCTTTACAACGCCGCGCGAGGGGACAGACCTCCTCCTCCGCGTCACAATGACCATGAGGATGCCCGGGCTTGGGAAACTAGAGTGGATTAAGGAGAGAGAGAAGAAGGCGGCCCCGGCCAAGAAGGCATGA